From Coffea arabica cultivar ET-39 chromosome 2e, Coffea Arabica ET-39 HiFi, whole genome shotgun sequence, the proteins below share one genomic window:
- the LOC113730674 gene encoding diphosphomevalonate decarboxylase 2-like, with translation MAENKSWVLMVTAQTPTNIAVIKYWGKRDESLILPINDSISVTLDPSHLCTTTTVAVSPDFTHDRMWLNGKEISLSGGRYQNCLREIRSRASDVEDEKKGIKIAKRDWENLHLHIASYNNFPTAAGLASSAAGFACLVYSLAKLMNVKEDNSHLSAIARQGSGSACRSLYGGFVKWIMGKDDNGNDSIAVQLVDEKHWDELVILIAVVSSRQKETSSTSGMRETVETSPLVLHRAKEVVPKRVVEMEEAVKSRNFPAFARLTCSDSNQFHAVCLDTSPPIFYMNDTSHRIISCVEKWNRSEGTPQVAYTFDAGPNAVLIARNRKVAALLLQRLLFHFPPQSGADLNSYIVGDKSVLMDAGIQDLKDVEALPPPPEIKDNVPTQKFKGDVSYFICTRPGRGPVLLTEESQALLNPETGLPK, from the exons ATGGCTGAGAATAAATCATGGGTTCTGATGGTGACTGCCCAGACGCCCACCAATATAGCCGTCATCAAGTACTGGGGGAAGAGGGACGAGTCCTTGATCCTCCCCATCAATGACAGCATCAGCGTCACCCTTGATCCTTCCCACCTCTGCACCACCACCACCGTCGCCGTCAGCCCCGACTTCACCCACGACCGCATGTGGCTCAATGGCAAA GAAATATCACTCTCCGGAGGCAGATATCAAAATTGTTTGAGGGAAATTCGATCTCGAGCTAGTGACGTCGAGGATGAGAAGAAGGGTATCAAAATTGCAAAAAGAGATTGGGAAAACCTGCATTTGCACATTGCGTCTTACAATAATTTCCCTACTGCTGCTGGCTTGGCTTCCTCAGCTGCCGGCTTTGCCTGCCTTG TTTATTCGCTTGCAAAGTTAATGAACGTGAAAGAAGATAATAGTCATCTTTCTGCTATAGCCAG GCAAGGTTCCGGAAGTGCTTGTCGCAGCTTGTATGGTGGATTTGTCAAGTGGATCATGGGAAAA GATGACAATGGAAATGATAGCATTGCCGTTCAGCTTGTGGATGAGAAACATTGGGATGAACTTGTTATTCTCATTGCAGTG GTAAGTTCGCGGCAGAAGGAAACTAGTAGCACCAGTGGAATGCGCGAGACAGTTGAAACAAGTCCTCTTGTACTGCACAGAGCAAAG GAAGTGGTACCTAAACGTGTAGTTGAGATGGAAGAAGCCGTAAAAAGTCGTAATTTTCCAGCATTTGCTCGTCTGACTTGTTCAGACAGTAATCAGTTCCATGCCGTCTGTCTGGATACAAGTCCCCCTATATTCTACATGAATGACACATCTCATAG GATAATCAGCTGTGTTGAGAAATGGAATCGCTCCGAGGGAACACCTCAG GTGGCTTATACTTTTGATGCGGGTCCAAATGCAGTTCTAATAGCCCGCAACAGGAAAGTTGCAGCCCTTCTGCTTCAAAGACTGCTCTTTCATTTCCCTCCGCAGTCTGGTGCAGATCTAAACAG CTATATTGTTGGCGATAAATCAGTTCTAATGGATGCTGGCATTCAGGACCTGAAAGATGTGGAAGCATTGCCTCCACCTCCAGAAATCAAGGATAACGTTCCCACCCAAAAATTCAAAGGAGATGTAAGCTACTTCATTTGTACAAGACCTGGTAGAGGTCCAGTTTTGCTTACAGAGGAAAGTCAAGCTCTCCTAAACCCTGAAACTGGCTTGCCCAAGTAA
- the LOC113730675 gene encoding uncharacterized protein isoform X1 — MITRYLLPLPKLKSPGVAYHVGSCPPFLHQLSYHHRRPAKLRPSFWAPPPLPRSRPCGLAIASSDFCQVFGPGDAVGMTQSAASPPTTRLGSNLMTHGVKSPPLASACTYASVYQSSVMIKTIIPLLFVGFLAWILQPIRPPPPRICGSPGGPPITGPRIKLRDGRHLAYKEHGVSKELARYKVVLVHGFGSSRHEAEIATAEAVQELGIYFVSFDRPGYGESDPDPKRSFRSLALDIEELADQLELRSKFYVIGFSMGGQVVWGCLKYISHRVAGAALVCPVINYWWPGFPSNLSTEAYYQQLPQDQWALRVAHYTPWLTYWWNTQKLFPSSSVISGRPKLSRRDLEIISKLADRQSQTEYVTQQGEFESFHRDMIVGFGKVEFDPMDLKNPFADAEGSVHLWHGDEDGLVPVVLQRYIAEKLPWIRYHEIPNAGHLLVLDNKEAILKELFTV, encoded by the exons ATGATCACCCGTTATCTCTTGCCACTGCCCAAACTAAAATCTCCAGGAGTAGCTTATCACGTCGGATCTTGTCCACCATTTCTTCATCAGCTAAGCTACCATCATCGACGACCAGCCAAGCTACGGCCCAGCTTCTgggctcctcctcctcttcctcgCAGTCGTCCCTGTGGACTGGCGATTGCCTCCTCCGacttttgccaagtttttgGCCCAGGAGACGCCGTTGGAATGACCCAATCCGCAGCCTCCCCACCAACAACACGGTTGGGGTCCAATCTCATGACCCATGGGGTCAAATCCCCACCCTTGGCATCAGCTTGTACGTATGCATCAGTATACCAATCGTCAG TGATGATTAAAACAATTATACCATTGTTGTTTGTCGGGTTTCTAGCATGGATACTTCAGCCCATCCGCCCTCCACCTCCTCGCATCTGTGGCTCCCCCGGGGGTCCACCAATCACAGGACCTAGAATTAAACTTAGGGATGGGAGACATTTGGCTTATAAGGAGCATGGTGTTTCCAAAGAATTGGCGAGGTACAAGGTTGTATTGGTTCATGGATTTGGGTCTAGCAGGCATGAGGCTGAAATTGCGACAGCG GAGGCAGTTCAAGAACTTGGGATCTACTTTGTATCTTTTGATAGACCGGGTTATGGAGAAAGTGATCCTGATCCAAAGCGATCTTTTAGAAGTCTAGCACTAGATATAGAGGAGCTTGCTGATCAATTGGAACTCAGATCCAAATTTTATGTCATTGGGTTTTCCATGGGTGGACAAGTGGTTTGGGGTTGCCTCAAGTACATCTCTCACCG GGTAGCCGGAGCAGCATTGGTTTGTCCAGTGATCAATTACTGGTGGCCTGGCTTCCCGTCAAATTTATCGACTGAAGCATACTATCAACAGTTACCACAGGATCAATGGGCTCTTCGAGTTGCCCATTACACCCCATGGCTCACCTACTGGTGGAACACGCAGAAATTGTTTCCATCCTCCAGTGTCATATCCGGAAGGCCCAAGCTCTCTCGCCGAGACTTGGAAATTATATCCAAGCTTGCAGATAGACAATCTCAAACG GAATACGTAACACAACAAGGAGAATTTGAATCCTTCCATAGGGACATGATAGTTGGATTTGGCAAGGTTGAATTTGATCCTATGGATCTTAAGAACCCTTTTGCTGACGCCGAAGGCTCAGTTCACTTGTGGCACGGCGACGAAGATGGCCTCGTGCCCGTTGTATTGCAGCGTTACATTGCTGAAAAGCTTCCTTGGATTCGCTACCATGAGATACCGAACGCCGGGCATTTGCTTGTGCTTGACAATAAAGAGGCCATCCTAAAAGAGCTTTTCACTGTCTGA
- the LOC113730675 gene encoding uncharacterized protein isoform X5 yields MGSNPHPWHQLVPWILQPIRPPPPRICGSPGGPPITGPRIKLRDGRHLAYKEHGVSKELARYKVVLVHGFGSSRHEAEIATAEAVQELGIYFVSFDRPGYGESDPDPKRSFRSLALDIEELADQLELRSKFYVIGFSMGGQVVWGCLKYISHRVAGAALVCPVINYWWPGFPSNLSTEAYYQQLPQDQWALRVAHYTPWLTYWWNTQKLFPSSSVISGRPKLSRRDLEIISKLADRQSQTEYVTQQGEFESFHRDMIVGFGKVEFDPMDLKNPFADAEGSVHLWHGDEDGLVPVVLQRYIAEKLPWIRYHEIPNAGHLLVLDNKEAILKELFTV; encoded by the exons ATGGGGTCAAATCCCCACCCTTGGCATCAGCTTGTAC CATGGATACTTCAGCCCATCCGCCCTCCACCTCCTCGCATCTGTGGCTCCCCCGGGGGTCCACCAATCACAGGACCTAGAATTAAACTTAGGGATGGGAGACATTTGGCTTATAAGGAGCATGGTGTTTCCAAAGAATTGGCGAGGTACAAGGTTGTATTGGTTCATGGATTTGGGTCTAGCAGGCATGAGGCTGAAATTGCGACAGCG GAGGCAGTTCAAGAACTTGGGATCTACTTTGTATCTTTTGATAGACCGGGTTATGGAGAAAGTGATCCTGATCCAAAGCGATCTTTTAGAAGTCTAGCACTAGATATAGAGGAGCTTGCTGATCAATTGGAACTCAGATCCAAATTTTATGTCATTGGGTTTTCCATGGGTGGACAAGTGGTTTGGGGTTGCCTCAAGTACATCTCTCACCG GGTAGCCGGAGCAGCATTGGTTTGTCCAGTGATCAATTACTGGTGGCCTGGCTTCCCGTCAAATTTATCGACTGAAGCATACTATCAACAGTTACCACAGGATCAATGGGCTCTTCGAGTTGCCCATTACACCCCATGGCTCACCTACTGGTGGAACACGCAGAAATTGTTTCCATCCTCCAGTGTCATATCCGGAAGGCCCAAGCTCTCTCGCCGAGACTTGGAAATTATATCCAAGCTTGCAGATAGACAATCTCAAACG GAATACGTAACACAACAAGGAGAATTTGAATCCTTCCATAGGGACATGATAGTTGGATTTGGCAAGGTTGAATTTGATCCTATGGATCTTAAGAACCCTTTTGCTGACGCCGAAGGCTCAGTTCACTTGTGGCACGGCGACGAAGATGGCCTCGTGCCCGTTGTATTGCAGCGTTACATTGCTGAAAAGCTTCCTTGGATTCGCTACCATGAGATACCGAACGCCGGGCATTTGCTTGTGCTTGACAATAAAGAGGCCATCCTAAAAGAGCTTTTCACTGTCTGA
- the LOC113730675 gene encoding uncharacterized protein isoform X3, producing MITRYLLPLPKLKSPGVAYHVGSCPPFLHQLSYHHRRPAKLRPSFWAPPPLPRSRPCGLAIASSDFCQVFGPGDAVGMTQSAASPPTTRLGSNLMTHGVKSPPLASACTYASVYQSSAWILQPIRPPPPRICGSPGGPPITGPRIKLRDGRHLAYKEHGVSKELARYKVVLVHGFGSSRHEAEIATAEAVQELGIYFVSFDRPGYGESDPDPKRSFRSLALDIEELADQLELRSKFYVIGFSMGGQVVWGCLKYISHRVAGAALVCPVINYWWPGFPSNLSTEAYYQQLPQDQWALRVAHYTPWLTYWWNTQKLFPSSSVISGRPKLSRRDLEIISKLADRQSQTEYVTQQGEFESFHRDMIVGFGKVEFDPMDLKNPFADAEGSVHLWHGDEDGLVPVVLQRYIAEKLPWIRYHEIPNAGHLLVLDNKEAILKELFTV from the exons ATGATCACCCGTTATCTCTTGCCACTGCCCAAACTAAAATCTCCAGGAGTAGCTTATCACGTCGGATCTTGTCCACCATTTCTTCATCAGCTAAGCTACCATCATCGACGACCAGCCAAGCTACGGCCCAGCTTCTgggctcctcctcctcttcctcgCAGTCGTCCCTGTGGACTGGCGATTGCCTCCTCCGacttttgccaagtttttgGCCCAGGAGACGCCGTTGGAATGACCCAATCCGCAGCCTCCCCACCAACAACACGGTTGGGGTCCAATCTCATGACCCATGGGGTCAAATCCCCACCCTTGGCATCAGCTTGTACGTATGCATCAGTATACCAATCGTCAG CATGGATACTTCAGCCCATCCGCCCTCCACCTCCTCGCATCTGTGGCTCCCCCGGGGGTCCACCAATCACAGGACCTAGAATTAAACTTAGGGATGGGAGACATTTGGCTTATAAGGAGCATGGTGTTTCCAAAGAATTGGCGAGGTACAAGGTTGTATTGGTTCATGGATTTGGGTCTAGCAGGCATGAGGCTGAAATTGCGACAGCG GAGGCAGTTCAAGAACTTGGGATCTACTTTGTATCTTTTGATAGACCGGGTTATGGAGAAAGTGATCCTGATCCAAAGCGATCTTTTAGAAGTCTAGCACTAGATATAGAGGAGCTTGCTGATCAATTGGAACTCAGATCCAAATTTTATGTCATTGGGTTTTCCATGGGTGGACAAGTGGTTTGGGGTTGCCTCAAGTACATCTCTCACCG GGTAGCCGGAGCAGCATTGGTTTGTCCAGTGATCAATTACTGGTGGCCTGGCTTCCCGTCAAATTTATCGACTGAAGCATACTATCAACAGTTACCACAGGATCAATGGGCTCTTCGAGTTGCCCATTACACCCCATGGCTCACCTACTGGTGGAACACGCAGAAATTGTTTCCATCCTCCAGTGTCATATCCGGAAGGCCCAAGCTCTCTCGCCGAGACTTGGAAATTATATCCAAGCTTGCAGATAGACAATCTCAAACG GAATACGTAACACAACAAGGAGAATTTGAATCCTTCCATAGGGACATGATAGTTGGATTTGGCAAGGTTGAATTTGATCCTATGGATCTTAAGAACCCTTTTGCTGACGCCGAAGGCTCAGTTCACTTGTGGCACGGCGACGAAGATGGCCTCGTGCCCGTTGTATTGCAGCGTTACATTGCTGAAAAGCTTCCTTGGATTCGCTACCATGAGATACCGAACGCCGGGCATTTGCTTGTGCTTGACAATAAAGAGGCCATCCTAAAAGAGCTTTTCACTGTCTGA
- the LOC113730675 gene encoding uncharacterized protein isoform X4, translating into MITRYLLPLPKLKSPGVAYHVGSCPPFLHQLSYHHRRPAKLRPSFWAPPPLPRSRPCGLAIASSDFCQVFGPGDAVGMTQSAASPPTTRLGSNLMTHGVKSPPLASASWILQPIRPPPPRICGSPGGPPITGPRIKLRDGRHLAYKEHGVSKELARYKVVLVHGFGSSRHEAEIATAEAVQELGIYFVSFDRPGYGESDPDPKRSFRSLALDIEELADQLELRSKFYVIGFSMGGQVVWGCLKYISHRVAGAALVCPVINYWWPGFPSNLSTEAYYQQLPQDQWALRVAHYTPWLTYWWNTQKLFPSSSVISGRPKLSRRDLEIISKLADRQSQTEYVTQQGEFESFHRDMIVGFGKVEFDPMDLKNPFADAEGSVHLWHGDEDGLVPVVLQRYIAEKLPWIRYHEIPNAGHLLVLDNKEAILKELFTV; encoded by the exons ATGATCACCCGTTATCTCTTGCCACTGCCCAAACTAAAATCTCCAGGAGTAGCTTATCACGTCGGATCTTGTCCACCATTTCTTCATCAGCTAAGCTACCATCATCGACGACCAGCCAAGCTACGGCCCAGCTTCTgggctcctcctcctcttcctcgCAGTCGTCCCTGTGGACTGGCGATTGCCTCCTCCGacttttgccaagtttttgGCCCAGGAGACGCCGTTGGAATGACCCAATCCGCAGCCTCCCCACCAACAACACGGTTGGGGTCCAATCTCATGACCCATGGGGTCAAATCCCCACCCTTGGCATCAGCTT CATGGATACTTCAGCCCATCCGCCCTCCACCTCCTCGCATCTGTGGCTCCCCCGGGGGTCCACCAATCACAGGACCTAGAATTAAACTTAGGGATGGGAGACATTTGGCTTATAAGGAGCATGGTGTTTCCAAAGAATTGGCGAGGTACAAGGTTGTATTGGTTCATGGATTTGGGTCTAGCAGGCATGAGGCTGAAATTGCGACAGCG GAGGCAGTTCAAGAACTTGGGATCTACTTTGTATCTTTTGATAGACCGGGTTATGGAGAAAGTGATCCTGATCCAAAGCGATCTTTTAGAAGTCTAGCACTAGATATAGAGGAGCTTGCTGATCAATTGGAACTCAGATCCAAATTTTATGTCATTGGGTTTTCCATGGGTGGACAAGTGGTTTGGGGTTGCCTCAAGTACATCTCTCACCG GGTAGCCGGAGCAGCATTGGTTTGTCCAGTGATCAATTACTGGTGGCCTGGCTTCCCGTCAAATTTATCGACTGAAGCATACTATCAACAGTTACCACAGGATCAATGGGCTCTTCGAGTTGCCCATTACACCCCATGGCTCACCTACTGGTGGAACACGCAGAAATTGTTTCCATCCTCCAGTGTCATATCCGGAAGGCCCAAGCTCTCTCGCCGAGACTTGGAAATTATATCCAAGCTTGCAGATAGACAATCTCAAACG GAATACGTAACACAACAAGGAGAATTTGAATCCTTCCATAGGGACATGATAGTTGGATTTGGCAAGGTTGAATTTGATCCTATGGATCTTAAGAACCCTTTTGCTGACGCCGAAGGCTCAGTTCACTTGTGGCACGGCGACGAAGATGGCCTCGTGCCCGTTGTATTGCAGCGTTACATTGCTGAAAAGCTTCCTTGGATTCGCTACCATGAGATACCGAACGCCGGGCATTTGCTTGTGCTTGACAATAAAGAGGCCATCCTAAAAGAGCTTTTCACTGTCTGA
- the LOC113730675 gene encoding uncharacterized protein isoform X2 — translation MITRYLLPLPKLKSPGVAYHVGSCPPFLHQLSYHHRRPAKLRPSFWAPPPLPRSRPCGLAIASSDFCQVFGPGDAVGMTQSAASPPTTRLGSNLMTHGVKSPPLASALMIKTIIPLLFVGFLAWILQPIRPPPPRICGSPGGPPITGPRIKLRDGRHLAYKEHGVSKELARYKVVLVHGFGSSRHEAEIATAEAVQELGIYFVSFDRPGYGESDPDPKRSFRSLALDIEELADQLELRSKFYVIGFSMGGQVVWGCLKYISHRVAGAALVCPVINYWWPGFPSNLSTEAYYQQLPQDQWALRVAHYTPWLTYWWNTQKLFPSSSVISGRPKLSRRDLEIISKLADRQSQTEYVTQQGEFESFHRDMIVGFGKVEFDPMDLKNPFADAEGSVHLWHGDEDGLVPVVLQRYIAEKLPWIRYHEIPNAGHLLVLDNKEAILKELFTV, via the exons ATGATCACCCGTTATCTCTTGCCACTGCCCAAACTAAAATCTCCAGGAGTAGCTTATCACGTCGGATCTTGTCCACCATTTCTTCATCAGCTAAGCTACCATCATCGACGACCAGCCAAGCTACGGCCCAGCTTCTgggctcctcctcctcttcctcgCAGTCGTCCCTGTGGACTGGCGATTGCCTCCTCCGacttttgccaagtttttgGCCCAGGAGACGCCGTTGGAATGACCCAATCCGCAGCCTCCCCACCAACAACACGGTTGGGGTCCAATCTCATGACCCATGGGGTCAAATCCCCACCCTTGGCATCAGCTT TGATGATTAAAACAATTATACCATTGTTGTTTGTCGGGTTTCTAGCATGGATACTTCAGCCCATCCGCCCTCCACCTCCTCGCATCTGTGGCTCCCCCGGGGGTCCACCAATCACAGGACCTAGAATTAAACTTAGGGATGGGAGACATTTGGCTTATAAGGAGCATGGTGTTTCCAAAGAATTGGCGAGGTACAAGGTTGTATTGGTTCATGGATTTGGGTCTAGCAGGCATGAGGCTGAAATTGCGACAGCG GAGGCAGTTCAAGAACTTGGGATCTACTTTGTATCTTTTGATAGACCGGGTTATGGAGAAAGTGATCCTGATCCAAAGCGATCTTTTAGAAGTCTAGCACTAGATATAGAGGAGCTTGCTGATCAATTGGAACTCAGATCCAAATTTTATGTCATTGGGTTTTCCATGGGTGGACAAGTGGTTTGGGGTTGCCTCAAGTACATCTCTCACCG GGTAGCCGGAGCAGCATTGGTTTGTCCAGTGATCAATTACTGGTGGCCTGGCTTCCCGTCAAATTTATCGACTGAAGCATACTATCAACAGTTACCACAGGATCAATGGGCTCTTCGAGTTGCCCATTACACCCCATGGCTCACCTACTGGTGGAACACGCAGAAATTGTTTCCATCCTCCAGTGTCATATCCGGAAGGCCCAAGCTCTCTCGCCGAGACTTGGAAATTATATCCAAGCTTGCAGATAGACAATCTCAAACG GAATACGTAACACAACAAGGAGAATTTGAATCCTTCCATAGGGACATGATAGTTGGATTTGGCAAGGTTGAATTTGATCCTATGGATCTTAAGAACCCTTTTGCTGACGCCGAAGGCTCAGTTCACTTGTGGCACGGCGACGAAGATGGCCTCGTGCCCGTTGTATTGCAGCGTTACATTGCTGAAAAGCTTCCTTGGATTCGCTACCATGAGATACCGAACGCCGGGCATTTGCTTGTGCTTGACAATAAAGAGGCCATCCTAAAAGAGCTTTTCACTGTCTGA